One Chloroflexota bacterium DNA window includes the following coding sequences:
- a CDS encoding response regulator transcription factor: MAEELETGLAGTALASKRATRAQILIVEDDPSTSGMLKDLLQSSGYQVLNAESGAQAKAMVDEARPDLIILDLMLPDMDGLVLCSELRSQAQSDIPIIVCSGTNRRRDAILALRLGADDFVSKPFDIYDLEARIEAVLRRSTQKSQQRAIEPDHYRVGDLVIDRSRRHVTLGGEELQLTPTEYRLLYTLASRPDEVFSR, encoded by the coding sequence ATGGCTGAGGAACTGGAAACCGGTCTCGCAGGCACCGCGCTTGCTTCCAAGCGGGCGACGCGGGCTCAAATTCTCATCGTTGAAGATGATCCTTCGACCTCCGGTATGCTGAAAGATCTGCTCCAGTCGAGCGGATATCAGGTCCTGAATGCCGAGAGCGGCGCTCAAGCGAAGGCGATGGTCGATGAAGCCCGCCCCGACCTGATTATTTTGGACTTGATGCTTCCCGACATGGACGGCCTGGTCCTCTGCTCCGAGCTCCGATCTCAGGCGCAGAGCGACATCCCGATTATCGTCTGCAGCGGCACCAACCGCCGGCGCGACGCGATTCTTGCGCTTCGGCTGGGCGCGGACGACTTCGTATCCAAGCCCTTTGACATCTACGATCTGGAGGCACGAATCGAGGCGGTGCTTCGTCGATCGACCCAGAAATCCCAGCAGCGCGCCATAGAGCCCGACCACTATCGCGTGGGTGACCTGGTGATCGATCGTTCCCGACGCCACGTCACGCTGGGAGGCGAGGAGCTGCAGCTGACCCCGACAGAATACCGGCTGCTCTACACCCTGGCCAGCCGACCAGATGAAGTGTTCTCGCGC